The proteins below are encoded in one region of Streptomyces roseirectus:
- a CDS encoding extracellular solute-binding protein, with protein sequence MGDPALSRRGFLGASAAAGLGMTALSGCGGDSDGGSSGTTTIEWWNISTTQPAKDVWAALAKKFESQNPGVKIKIVQLENDAYKSKMTAQTASGKLPDIFHTWGGGVLKQQVDAGLVEDLSERTKPWSEGLLPVAKAPYLIDEKVYGIPFDIGMIGFWYNKALFKKAGIAAPPTTWSGFLDAVRKLKAAGITPLALAGKESWTGMYYWAYLAMRTAGLDALKKADADKDFTGDGFVQAGQHLQELVDLQPFQKGFLGAAYSSPTGQAAHVGNAKAAMELMGQWAPTVEADAGKGIGADLGFFPFPAVEGGKGAITEVFGGGGGHALRKGAPQAAVDFLKFFASEATDIELVSKTGALPVVPAAESALKDPNLSAVQAQLKTATGFQLYLDQAYAPAVGQQVNDSVAGLIAGSKSPQQVTQAITKTAKDEQ encoded by the coding sequence ATGGGCGACCCGGCACTCTCCCGCCGCGGCTTCCTGGGAGCCTCCGCCGCGGCCGGCCTGGGCATGACGGCGTTGAGCGGTTGCGGCGGTGACTCGGACGGGGGATCGTCCGGGACGACCACCATCGAGTGGTGGAACATCTCCACGACCCAGCCCGCCAAGGACGTCTGGGCGGCGCTGGCCAAGAAGTTCGAGAGCCAGAACCCAGGCGTCAAGATCAAGATCGTTCAGCTGGAGAACGACGCCTACAAATCCAAGATGACGGCGCAGACCGCCTCCGGCAAGCTCCCCGACATCTTCCACACCTGGGGCGGCGGGGTCCTCAAGCAGCAGGTGGACGCCGGACTCGTCGAGGACCTGTCCGAGCGCACCAAGCCCTGGTCCGAGGGCCTGCTGCCGGTCGCGAAGGCGCCGTACCTCATCGACGAGAAGGTGTACGGGATCCCGTTCGACATCGGCATGATCGGGTTCTGGTACAACAAGGCACTGTTCAAGAAGGCCGGCATCGCGGCCCCGCCCACCACCTGGTCCGGATTCCTGGACGCCGTCCGCAAGCTCAAGGCCGCCGGCATCACCCCGCTCGCGCTCGCCGGCAAGGAGAGCTGGACCGGGATGTACTACTGGGCGTACCTCGCGATGCGCACCGCCGGGCTCGACGCGCTCAAGAAGGCCGACGCCGACAAGGACTTCACCGGCGACGGGTTCGTACAGGCCGGCCAGCACCTCCAGGAACTCGTCGACCTCCAGCCGTTCCAGAAGGGATTCCTCGGCGCCGCCTACTCCAGCCCGACCGGGCAGGCCGCGCACGTCGGCAACGCCAAGGCGGCGATGGAGCTGATGGGCCAGTGGGCGCCCACCGTCGAGGCCGACGCGGGCAAGGGCATCGGCGCCGACCTCGGGTTCTTCCCGTTCCCGGCGGTCGAGGGCGGCAAGGGCGCGATCACCGAGGTGTTCGGCGGGGGCGGCGGACACGCGCTGCGCAAGGGCGCCCCGCAGGCGGCCGTCGACTTCCTGAAGTTCTTCGCCTCCGAGGCCACCGACATCGAACTCGTCTCCAAGACCGGGGCGCTGCCGGTCGTGCCCGCCGCCGAGTCCGCGCTCAAGGACCCCAACCTCTCCGCCGTGCAGGCCCAGTTGAAGACCGCGACCGGGTTCCAGCTCTACCTCGACCAGGCGTACGCGCCCGCCGTCGGACAGCAGGTCAACGACAGCGTGGCCGGGCTCATCGCCGGGTCCAAGTCTCCG